Below is a window of Malania oleifera isolate guangnan ecotype guangnan chromosome 1, ASM2987363v1, whole genome shotgun sequence DNA.
AAAGATATTTTTACTTTTCAGTTTTATGTATCACAGGATTGTTCTGGTaaagaaaattatgaaatataataactaagtaattacaataattttagtttttacaatatttttaatttgtattcttttgttcttttgttattttaagcacattttttaatttttattttgattcaaggacaaaaatttcaatcaaaattttaataaattttagtttttgaaacATTAACCAAGATTGCTAGTTTTCagtttttagatatttttttctgtttttagtttttttttcttgttttcattttcataactTTTTATAGGAATGCCAAACAGCCCCTAGTAAATGCTTCAgctttgtattcattattttctATTAGAACTGTTTCAGACCATAGTTTCTCATTTGTGAAATTTCAGAATTGGAAAAATGTATTCTTTGTGCTTTAAGATCAATAGAAATCACTCCCAGAAACTATGCAGTTTGTACTTTGATTGGAGCCTCTATCAAAGCATGTTCAGTTCTGCAATATGGGCAGCTTTTTCCTTTGTTTCCTTGCAGGTAGTTCTGCTTGGTAGGCTGCACCATCGGAATCTTGTGAATTTATTAGGATATTGTGTAGATAAAGGCCAGCACATGTTAATTTATGAGTTTATGAGTAATGGAAGCTTGGGAAATCTTTTATATGGTAAGCTCATAAACTTCTCTGGTTAGTAATGTcaaattgcctttttttttttgttgttgtattaGTGAGGTCTAGAAATTTTTGCTGGTTTTTGAGTTTGTTATTTGGATAGAACTAAGTGCTTCCTTGCATCTTTTGAGAGTTCCATGATATTTCCTACATGAACTTGGAGCATCTTTCCCATTCCTTTTTATAGTGCACTTAGCTGGAAACTTGGACTAAGACTTGCCTATAAAAATGGTAACTATTGAAGTAATAAGTTACTGTTATCATTGAAAACGTTGGTACACCTATAAAGTTTATTTTATATGCTTAAGAATATGCTTTTTGAATTTGATAAATATAGGGTCATAAAATGCTGTTTTATACTGTATTGATGTGCTACTTCATTTCTATTTACATTTGGAGCTTGTGGCTACCTTACGGAAATGTGCTAGTCATCATCCAGAGTAGCTTTGATTGGATATAGAGAGATCTAGATTGAATGTAAAACAATTGATTTTTTGTTAGAATCTTTACTGCCTCAATGTGATAATCACATACCGATTGAACAAATAGATACCATGCTTCAGTTTATATGCATTTTCCTTTGTAAGATTGTGTTTTATGTACCAACTCTCAGTTTTCTGCCATGTGTGGGAAATTTGAGTTAGCAATGTTTATTCTACAACGGACCAATCACAGCAATTGCATATTTTCTTTCTAGATGAGGGACTCAGGTTGAAATTTGAATTACAATACATTGCCTAGAATGATGTAGAAACATCTATTTTGTTTAGTTCCAAATTAAGAATCGTTTTGGTGTAATGCACTTAGGTGAAGAAAAACATGTTTTGAGTTGGGATGAAAGGCTTCAAATTGCTCTTGATATTTCGCATGGAATTGAGTATCTTCATGAAGGGGTATGCTGGGACATGTAATTATTTTTTTCGTGAaaagctgttttttttttttttctttttatttttgtttcctcCCTAATCAGACAACTATTGGTTCAGGCTGTTCCCCCCGTCATACATCGGGACTTGAAGTCAGCTAATATATTGTTGGATGAGTATATGAGGGCTAAGGTAAACCCAGAAACGAATGACTTGCAGGACCTAAATTAACTAATAAATTTCCAAAATTAGATCACAGGGTTTTATTGCAGTGGTGCTTTGTTCCTTCAAGAACAAATAAGAGAGAGATGATTTGAGGTGGTGTGAGTTTGGGTTTGAGACCATCCTCACTTTTGTAAAGGGGCATGGTAAACTAATAATGACTATATTGAGGcagaagattaaaaaaaattgtatgaaaaataaaataattcatcCACATGAAGCACAGAAACCTGCATTTGTGTGCTTGCACATGCATGGTTGTTATTGAGCTCTGCTTCTTTGCTGTTCCCTTTTCAGGTATTCACTCTGTCTGCCTGATGCTTAACTTCTTCCCATTTGATTAGGTTGCCGATTTTGGGCTGTCAAAGGAAGAAGTTTTTGATGGTCGTAAGTCAGGCTTGAAGGGTACATACGGTTACATGGACCCTGCTTACATATCAACTAACAAGCTCACAATGAAGAGCGACATCTACAGTTTTGGGGTCATTATATTTGAACTTATCACAGCCATTCACCCACACCAGAATCTATTAGACTATGTCAATCTTGTGAGTTTTTTTGTTTGCCACGAGAGTTCATTTTTCCTTTGGTAGTTCTGATTGCCCTTCTTTCTAACTTCTTTCTAACACACAACATTCTAACTTTTTCCCTTTTTAAGGCGGCTATGAGTTCAGATGGTGTAGATGAAATACTTGATAAGCAGCTCGTTGGAAGATGTAATCCTGAAGAAGTAAGAGCTCTGGCTCATATTGCTCACAAATGCTTGCACAAAACACCAAGAAAGCGGCCATCAATTAGAGAAGTTTCGCAGGCTATCTTGAAGATCATGAAGAGACGTCTTACCAAGGAAGATACCATGTCTTTTGCAGGAGATTTTTCACTAGTTGTAAGCCGCATAGAGCATCAACAAGTAGAGTTGAGTAATATGACCAGCATGAAGGAGAGAGTAACTGAATGACCAACTATTTTTTTCCCCTCTCTTTTGATGGGCAACAACTAGATGATATCTTTCCTGTTACTGCCTTTCATTTCGTTGCTCCTTTCCCACTCTGATCCCTTTTTCAAACTTGGGAATTATTGGGGATAGCACACTGCACACACAATATAGGAAAACAAACAGGGGGGTTTTCTGCAGAATGAGTATTTTAATGACAATATAATGCAATCCCCATTCTGGTCTGAAGGTCGTCATTCTACGCCCAAAATGGTTTAATGGCAACACTGGTTAGAGGCCAAGTATCAATCTGCTGATTTTTATGGCTGCAGGAATTGTCTATTTTCATGACCAGGCAGGAAAGCATATAAAAATTAGAATATTGATGTCCACATGAAATTAGAACAGG
It encodes the following:
- the LOC131167284 gene encoding calcium/calmodulin-regulated receptor-like kinase 2, which codes for MVDQADLVIIGVTVGVAVGIIIASLVFFGIKWFRKHSRLQQSANEHNTTTLPMRTNGLDSSIDYSASLSNSIVTPGPKYPAKSSQPSRRSHPSKDGFASASGIPRYAYKDIQKATQNFTTILGEGSFGPVYKAKMPTGEIIAVKVLASNSKQGEKEFQTEVVLLGRLHHRNLVNLLGYCVDKGQHMLIYEFMSNGSLGNLLYGEEKHVLSWDERLQIALDISHGIEYLHEGAVPPVIHRDLKSANILLDEYMRAKVADFGLSKEEVFDGRKSGLKGTYGYMDPAYISTNKLTMKSDIYSFGVIIFELITAIHPHQNLLDYVNLAAMSSDGVDEILDKQLVGRCNPEEVRALAHIAHKCLHKTPRKRPSIREVSQAILKIMKRRLTKEDTMSFAGDFSLVVSRIEHQQVELSNMTSMKERVTE